Proteins encoded together in one Planctomyces sp. SH-PL14 window:
- the ntrB gene encoding nitrate ABC transporter permease, with amino-acid sequence MPNLRRFPLDWLILPLIGCAIVLCLWSVTSATWAPTLPSPWQTWVASKTYVLEPFAKRGELDQGILRFAWYSLILVSKGYFLAILIGTPLGFLLGMSATASRMLDPLIQILRPVSPLAWLPLGLVLFSKSEPAAVFTIAVCSMWPTVLNTAVGVRAIPQDYLNVAKVLKLSRTKMLWKIMIPATLPYMFTGYRLSLGIAWLVIVAAEMLTGSPGVGGFLWQEYNSLIYEHILLCILTIGLIGFVLDRLMSLVEQRFRTA; translated from the coding sequence ATGCCGAACCTCCGGCGGTTTCCTCTCGACTGGCTCATCCTCCCCCTGATCGGCTGCGCGATCGTTCTGTGTCTGTGGAGCGTGACCTCCGCAACCTGGGCCCCGACGCTCCCCTCTCCCTGGCAGACCTGGGTGGCGAGCAAGACCTACGTCCTCGAACCGTTCGCCAAGCGGGGCGAGCTCGACCAGGGGATCCTGCGGTTCGCCTGGTACTCGCTCATCCTCGTCTCCAAGGGGTACTTCCTGGCGATCCTGATCGGGACGCCGCTGGGGTTCCTGCTCGGGATGTCGGCCACCGCCTCGCGGATGCTCGACCCGCTGATCCAGATCCTGCGGCCGGTCTCACCCCTGGCGTGGCTGCCGCTGGGGCTGGTCCTGTTCTCCAAGTCCGAGCCGGCGGCGGTCTTCACGATCGCCGTCTGCTCGATGTGGCCCACGGTCCTCAACACCGCGGTCGGCGTCCGGGCGATCCCGCAGGACTACCTCAACGTGGCGAAGGTCCTGAAGCTCTCTCGGACCAAGATGCTGTGGAAGATCATGATCCCCGCAACCCTCCCCTACATGTTCACCGGCTACCGCTTGAGCCTGGGGATCGCGTGGCTGGTGATCGTGGCGGCCGAGATGCTGACCGGCAGCCCCGGCGTTGGGGGCTTCCTGTGGCAGGAATACAACAGCCTGATCTACGAACACATCCTCCTCTGCATCCTCACGATCGGCCTGATCGGGTTCGTCCTCGACCGGCTGATGAGCCTGGTGGAGCAGCGGTTCCGCACGGCCTGA
- a CDS encoding response regulator transcription factor produces MVMSTTPSWSPTIYCSLADETLRRALVPRLAEFGCPVEEVGPSLAPSRIPAERIGCLLVDARRDEGVALDLYADLLRQDRWLSAVFLVDRPELPSTSHPLRTPAVPSGWRPPGRGWSGAVGVVETMEWNAFQFQILHALEAGRRWDWLLQNDLCLDARIRRLSATDQETLDMVLEGVPNKVMASRLFITLRGVELRRQRMLRRLDLRDAAELIDRTVQRRILSEVAVLRSAVGREQPPGVCSGT; encoded by the coding sequence ATGGTCATGTCCACAACCCCCTCCTGGTCCCCCACCATCTATTGCTCCCTCGCGGATGAGACGCTGCGGCGGGCGCTCGTTCCGCGGTTGGCGGAGTTCGGCTGTCCTGTCGAGGAGGTGGGGCCGAGTCTCGCCCCGTCGCGGATTCCGGCGGAGCGGATCGGCTGTCTGCTGGTCGACGCCCGGCGGGACGAGGGCGTGGCGCTCGACCTCTATGCCGATCTCCTGCGGCAGGATCGATGGCTCAGCGCCGTCTTCCTGGTCGACCGACCGGAGTTGCCCTCGACGAGCCATCCCTTGCGGACGCCGGCGGTCCCGTCAGGGTGGAGGCCGCCGGGGCGGGGGTGGAGCGGCGCGGTCGGGGTTGTGGAGACGATGGAATGGAACGCGTTCCAGTTCCAGATTCTTCACGCTCTGGAAGCGGGGCGGCGATGGGACTGGCTGTTGCAGAACGACCTGTGTCTCGACGCCCGGATCCGCCGCCTGAGTGCGACTGATCAGGAGACGCTCGACATGGTGCTGGAGGGGGTTCCGAACAAGGTGATGGCGTCGCGGCTGTTCATCACGCTGCGAGGGGTCGAGCTTCGCCGGCAGCGGATGCTCCGTCGTCTCGACCTTCGTGATGCGGCCGAATTGATTGACCGGACGGTGCAGCGGCGGATTCTGTCGGAGGTGGCTGTGCTTCGTAGCGCTGTCGGGAGGGAGCAGCCGCCGGGAGTCTGCTCGGGGACATAG
- a CDS encoding AMP-binding protein — translation MVSLPNPATGRNGSPPSHSPQTAPPDLSLPAHRIGGSWLPGWLELRNVAKWWSNGHDTRPWLSHYPDGIPASLAYPQQRLGWLLHQAAERFPTRVACHYYHEQITYEELLCRAQRLAAVFVREGLQPGDRVGVLLPNLPETLIALFATWMAGGVVVSLSPLMVAEEIEGLMATTGCRFVVTLDVLTPLVSQAKKPPELMIVTTLTGRLGRLEGLGYAWIRMRKIGFGILHPHSRVLRFDEAIEGARVIHNASTVDGTGIHDPAFILPTGGTTGKPKAVTLSHHNLIAQAWQLAHWSRGHHGEETILAMLPFFHSYALSSIVMMGTALGASLVIHHRFRPASAVRLMESHRPTMFPAVPAMLAALNSKVLRRRRHDLGSLRKVISGGAALPASIAEEFHEHSGATVVEGYGLSEAGPVTHVGPLDGSAIRGTIGLPISDTDAAIVDAESGTELQPTGSVGELLVRGPQVMLGYWDNLAATAEVLRDGWLHTGDLATCDEHGFFKIVDRKKDLIITSGFNVYPGDVEEVLRTYPGVKDAAVVGVPDDQRGEVVSAVLVVGSAKEFRRRDFDEFTRQKLAAHKRPRIVEVREHDLPRNFLGKVLRRELRSDAPASPASPAAHDDAPAEGGGNGKP, via the coding sequence ATGGTATCGCTCCCCAATCCCGCCACCGGTCGGAACGGCTCGCCCCCGTCGCACTCCCCGCAGACGGCCCCCCCCGACCTCTCGCTCCCGGCGCACCGCATCGGCGGGTCCTGGCTCCCCGGCTGGCTCGAACTGCGGAACGTCGCCAAGTGGTGGTCCAACGGACACGACACCCGCCCTTGGCTCTCGCATTACCCCGACGGCATCCCGGCCTCGCTCGCCTACCCGCAGCAGCGGCTCGGGTGGCTTCTCCACCAAGCGGCCGAACGCTTTCCCACCCGCGTCGCCTGCCACTACTACCACGAACAGATCACCTACGAAGAACTGCTGTGCCGCGCCCAGCGGCTGGCTGCCGTCTTCGTCCGCGAAGGCCTGCAGCCCGGAGACCGCGTCGGCGTCCTCCTCCCGAATCTCCCGGAAACACTCATCGCCCTCTTTGCCACCTGGATGGCCGGGGGCGTCGTGGTCTCGCTCAGTCCGCTGATGGTTGCGGAGGAAATCGAAGGCCTGATGGCGACCACCGGCTGCCGGTTCGTCGTCACGCTCGACGTCCTGACCCCGCTCGTCAGCCAAGCGAAAAAGCCCCCCGAGCTGATGATCGTCACCACCCTGACGGGACGCCTCGGACGGCTCGAAGGGCTCGGCTACGCCTGGATCCGGATGCGCAAGATCGGCTTCGGTATCCTCCATCCGCACAGCCGCGTTCTCCGCTTCGACGAGGCGATCGAAGGGGCCCGGGTCATCCACAACGCCTCGACGGTCGACGGCACCGGGATCCACGACCCCGCCTTCATCCTCCCCACCGGCGGAACGACCGGTAAGCCCAAGGCGGTCACGCTCTCGCACCACAACCTCATCGCCCAGGCCTGGCAGCTCGCCCACTGGTCGCGGGGGCATCACGGGGAAGAAACGATCCTCGCGATGCTCCCGTTCTTCCACAGCTACGCCCTCTCGAGCATCGTCATGATGGGAACGGCGCTCGGGGCGAGCCTCGTGATCCACCACCGCTTCCGCCCCGCCTCCGCGGTCCGGCTCATGGAGTCCCACCGCCCCACCATGTTCCCCGCGGTGCCGGCGATGCTCGCGGCCCTGAACTCCAAGGTCCTGCGCCGCCGGCGGCACGACCTCGGCTCGCTCCGAAAGGTCATCTCCGGCGGAGCGGCACTTCCCGCCTCGATCGCCGAGGAGTTCCACGAACACTCAGGGGCGACCGTGGTCGAAGGCTACGGACTCTCGGAAGCGGGACCGGTGACGCACGTCGGTCCGCTCGACGGCTCGGCGATCCGCGGAACGATCGGCCTGCCGATCTCCGACACCGACGCCGCGATCGTCGACGCCGAATCGGGAACCGAACTCCAGCCGACTGGCAGCGTCGGCGAACTCCTGGTCCGCGGCCCGCAGGTGATGCTCGGCTACTGGGACAACCTCGCCGCGACGGCCGAAGTCCTGCGGGACGGCTGGCTGCACACCGGCGACCTCGCGACCTGCGACGAACACGGCTTCTTCAAGATCGTCGACCGCAAGAAAGACCTCATCATCACCTCCGGGTTCAATGTCTACCCGGGCGATGTCGAGGAAGTCCTCCGAACCTATCCGGGAGTCAAGGACGCCGCCGTCGTCGGCGTGCCGGACGACCAGCGGGGCGAAGTCGTCAGCGCCGTGCTGGTGGTCGGATCGGCGAAGGAGTTCCGGCGGCGGGACTTTGACGAGTTCACGAGACAGAAACTGGCGGCCCACAAACGTCCGCGGATCGTCGAGGTCCGGGAACACGACCTCCCGCGGAACTTCCTCGGCAAAGTGTTGCGGCGCGAGCTGCGGTCGGACGCTCCGGCCAGCCCGGCCAGCCCGGCCGCCCACGACGACGCACCGGCCGAAGGAGGCGGCAACGGCAAGCCGTAA
- a CDS encoding ABC transporter ATP-binding protein has translation MLTLKHVGKGFQTRTGRVEVLREIDLTVEPGEFVAIVGFSGSGKTTLISLIAGLLQADRGVIALDGRPITGPGPERGVVFQNYSLLPWLTVAENIGLAVDQVFPKWSRAERTAYIDRFVALVNLTPARDKLPRQLSGGMRQRVAVARALAIDPQILLLDEPLSALDALTRGNLQDEIARLHQQERKTIILITNDVDEGILLADRIIPLTIGPGATLGPSFPVDIDRPRDRKALNHDPAFKRIRKEVTDWLLTTGRRRPPLASPPISHEPTSTLAGALR, from the coding sequence ATGCTTACGCTGAAGCACGTCGGCAAGGGGTTCCAAACCCGGACGGGGCGCGTGGAGGTCCTGCGGGAGATCGACCTGACGGTCGAGCCCGGGGAGTTCGTCGCCATCGTCGGATTCTCGGGGTCGGGGAAAACGACGCTCATCTCGCTCATCGCGGGTCTGCTCCAGGCGGACCGCGGCGTGATCGCCCTCGACGGGCGGCCGATCACCGGCCCGGGGCCCGAGCGGGGGGTGGTGTTCCAGAACTACTCCCTCCTGCCGTGGCTCACGGTGGCCGAGAACATCGGCCTGGCGGTGGACCAGGTCTTTCCGAAGTGGAGCCGGGCGGAGCGGACGGCGTACATCGACCGCTTCGTGGCCCTCGTGAACCTGACTCCCGCCCGAGACAAGCTGCCGCGGCAGCTCTCCGGCGGGATGCGGCAGCGGGTGGCGGTCGCCCGGGCCCTGGCGATCGATCCGCAGATCCTCCTCCTGGACGAGCCGCTGAGCGCTCTCGACGCCCTGACGCGAGGGAACCTCCAGGACGAAATCGCCCGGCTGCACCAGCAGGAACGGAAGACGATCATCCTGATCACGAACGACGTCGACGAGGGGATCTTGCTGGCGGACCGGATCATCCCGCTCACGATCGGTCCGGGTGCGACGCTCGGGCCGTCGTTCCCCGTCGACATCGACCGGCCGCGGGACCGTAAGGCGCTGAACCACGATCCCGCCTTCAAGCGGATCCGCAAGGAAGTGACCGACTGGCTGCTCACCACGGGCCGCCGGCGGCCGCCTCTGGCCAGCCCGCCGATCTCTCACGAACCGACCTCGACTCTGGCAGGAGCCCTCCGGTGA
- a CDS encoding CmpA/NrtA family ABC transporter substrate-binding protein, translating to MTSGCGGATSATPSAKSGEAGPAPVAGPAASDAPEISDLKFGMIALTDCSPIVIAHEKGFFKQFGINATITKGASWAAIRDSLSNGDIHATHMLIGMPIASTIGLLGAPKKPMVIPWLLNRNGQAITLKADLKGKVQADPKALKPLVEEAKAAGTPMTFAMTFPPGTHAMWMRYYLAAGGINPDRDVALATVPPPQMVQNMKIGKMDGFCVGEPWNALSVKSEIGFTSITTQEIWKDHPEKVCAFTEEFAEKNPKTVKAVLKALHLASQWLDDLGNREELCRIVAAPTYINCPSDVILGRLLGQYDYGDGRTKQDPNYMIFSQRNCNYPQAKYAVWWLTQFRRWGMLDAAPDYDAVAKKVLRADLYEEAMKELSYTHGGADNAPETLFDGITFDPAKPEDYAMSFAVHSRKES from the coding sequence GTGACCTCGGGTTGCGGCGGTGCGACTTCGGCGACTCCTTCGGCGAAGAGTGGCGAGGCCGGGCCCGCGCCGGTCGCCGGGCCGGCCGCCAGCGACGCACCCGAGATCTCGGACCTCAAGTTCGGGATGATCGCCCTGACCGACTGCTCGCCGATCGTCATCGCCCACGAGAAGGGGTTCTTCAAGCAGTTCGGGATCAATGCCACGATCACCAAGGGGGCGAGCTGGGCCGCGATCCGCGACTCCCTCTCGAACGGCGACATCCACGCCACGCACATGCTGATCGGAATGCCGATCGCCTCGACGATCGGCCTGCTGGGGGCTCCCAAGAAGCCGATGGTCATCCCCTGGCTCCTCAACCGCAACGGGCAGGCGATCACGCTCAAGGCGGACCTCAAGGGGAAGGTCCAGGCCGATCCCAAGGCACTCAAGCCGCTCGTCGAGGAGGCCAAGGCGGCCGGCACGCCGATGACCTTTGCGATGACGTTCCCCCCCGGGACGCACGCGATGTGGATGCGGTACTACCTCGCCGCCGGGGGGATCAATCCCGACCGCGACGTGGCGCTGGCGACCGTCCCGCCGCCGCAGATGGTTCAGAACATGAAGATCGGAAAAATGGACGGGTTCTGCGTCGGCGAGCCGTGGAACGCCCTGAGCGTGAAGTCCGAGATCGGCTTCACCTCGATCACGACGCAGGAGATCTGGAAGGACCACCCGGAGAAGGTGTGCGCCTTCACCGAGGAGTTCGCGGAGAAGAACCCCAAGACCGTCAAGGCGGTGCTCAAGGCGCTGCACCTCGCCAGCCAGTGGCTCGACGACCTCGGGAACCGCGAGGAGCTGTGCCGGATCGTCGCCGCCCCGACCTACATCAACTGCCCCTCCGACGTGATCCTGGGGCGGCTGCTGGGCCAGTACGACTACGGGGACGGCCGGACGAAGCAGGACCCGAACTACATGATCTTCAGCCAGCGGAACTGCAACTACCCGCAGGCCAAGTACGCCGTCTGGTGGCTGACGCAGTTCCGGCGGTGGGGAATGCTCGACGCCGCGCCGGACTACGACGCGGTGGCGAAAAAAGTCCTCCGGGCCGACCTCTACGAGGAAGCGATGAAGGAGCTGTCGTACACCCACGGCGGGGCCGACAACGCTCCGGAAACGCTCTTCGACGGGATCACCTTCGACCCGGCCAAACCGGAGGACTACGCGATGTCGTTCGCCGTCCACAGCCGCAAGGAAAGTTGA
- a CDS encoding serine hydrolase gives MQQTRRVGTVETLGSDAEETAAARQEPRPPVGTKRIFAIALVCLASLAGTARADLAGVLTPLISAHEGEVAVAVKHLAKGDEFTHRPTETMPTASLIKLAILVEAYRQSEAKTLDLAKLLDLRKEDMVPGSGILTDHFPVGTKLSVEGAAHLMIAFSDNTATNLVLDQFGMKAVNETMAGLGLPETRVHSKVFRRDTSIDPDRSVRYGLGSTTARDMLTLLEKLHGGTLVSGPASEAMRKHLAACDDKLKFPRLLPKDVKVLHKTGSVANVRTDAGWIETPAGPIALVVLTANNKDTSWGDTNAGDLLCAKVARAAYDHFNPPWVAPKTPTDPLKVGSSGPLVEALQKSLNAKLGGSAPLSTDGEFGSATEGALRKFQTEAKLPVTGIADAATLAALGPLPSEPEPVPDPQTVNSETLPKAQPDSLDGMPFVTCRTWVIVDSKTGEVKGGHRHEEPVDIASTTKLMTAWLVLSWASEHPEVLDEQLTFTERADGTVGSTAAVRAGESASVREILYGLLLPSGNDASVALAEHFGHRFAAKEDADKDPLDLFVARMNSEAERLGMSRTHFMNPHGLTHKEHKSSARDMARLAEKALSLPMFRDYVGTRQRGCTLKGANGTTRNIVWKNTNELLGIEGYFGAKTGTTDAAGACLVSASRRGEKEQIVVVLGSAASAARYTDSRNLHRWGWSSGK, from the coding sequence ATGCAGCAGACGCGACGCGTTGGGACCGTGGAGACGTTGGGATCGGACGCGGAGGAAACCGCCGCGGCTCGGCAGGAGCCTCGCCCTCCCGTCGGAACGAAGCGAATCTTCGCGATCGCGCTGGTCTGCCTCGCCTCACTGGCCGGCACCGCCCGGGCCGACCTCGCCGGCGTCCTGACCCCGCTGATCAGCGCTCACGAAGGGGAAGTCGCGGTCGCGGTCAAACACCTCGCCAAGGGAGACGAGTTCACCCACCGGCCGACCGAGACGATGCCGACCGCCAGCCTCATCAAGCTCGCCATCCTGGTCGAGGCCTACCGCCAGTCCGAGGCGAAAACGCTCGACCTCGCCAAGCTCCTCGACCTCCGGAAGGAGGACATGGTCCCCGGCTCTGGAATTCTGACCGACCACTTTCCCGTCGGGACGAAGCTCTCGGTCGAAGGGGCGGCGCATCTCATGATCGCCTTCTCGGACAACACGGCGACGAATCTCGTCCTCGACCAGTTCGGGATGAAGGCGGTCAACGAGACAATGGCGGGCCTCGGCCTCCCCGAGACCCGCGTCCATTCAAAGGTCTTCCGCCGCGATACGTCGATCGATCCCGACCGCAGCGTCCGCTACGGCCTGGGCAGCACGACCGCCCGGGACATGCTCACGCTGCTCGAAAAGCTCCACGGCGGAACGCTCGTCTCGGGGCCCGCCAGCGAGGCGATGCGGAAGCACCTCGCCGCCTGTGACGACAAGCTGAAGTTCCCCCGGCTGCTCCCAAAGGATGTCAAGGTCCTGCACAAGACCGGCTCGGTGGCGAACGTCCGGACCGATGCCGGCTGGATCGAGACCCCCGCCGGACCGATCGCCCTCGTGGTCCTCACTGCCAACAACAAGGACACGAGCTGGGGGGACACGAACGCCGGCGACCTGCTGTGCGCCAAGGTGGCCCGCGCGGCCTACGACCACTTCAACCCGCCGTGGGTGGCCCCGAAGACTCCGACCGATCCGCTCAAGGTCGGCAGCTCGGGGCCGCTCGTCGAAGCCCTTCAGAAGTCGCTCAATGCGAAGCTCGGCGGATCCGCTCCCCTCTCGACGGACGGCGAGTTCGGCTCCGCGACCGAAGGGGCCCTGCGGAAGTTCCAGACGGAGGCCAAGCTCCCGGTGACCGGGATCGCCGACGCCGCCACGCTCGCCGCCCTTGGTCCGCTCCCGTCAGAGCCTGAGCCGGTTCCTGATCCGCAGACCGTCAATTCGGAGACGCTTCCGAAGGCCCAGCCGGACAGTCTCGACGGGATGCCATTCGTCACCTGCCGGACCTGGGTGATCGTCGATTCCAAGACGGGGGAGGTGAAGGGGGGGCACCGTCATGAGGAGCCGGTCGACATCGCCAGTACGACCAAGCTCATGACTGCCTGGCTGGTGCTGAGCTGGGCTTCGGAGCATCCGGAGGTCCTTGATGAGCAGCTCACGTTCACCGAGCGGGCCGATGGAACGGTCGGGTCGACCGCCGCCGTCCGCGCGGGGGAATCGGCGTCGGTTCGGGAGATCCTGTATGGCCTTCTGCTGCCGTCGGGGAACGACGCGTCGGTTGCGCTCGCCGAGCACTTCGGCCATCGCTTTGCCGCGAAGGAAGACGCCGACAAGGATCCGCTCGACCTGTTTGTGGCCCGGATGAACAGCGAGGCCGAGAGGCTTGGGATGTCCCGTACGCACTTCATGAATCCGCATGGTCTGACGCACAAGGAGCATAAGAGCAGTGCGCGGGATATGGCCCGGCTTGCGGAGAAGGCTCTTTCGCTTCCGATGTTCCGTGACTACGTGGGAACGCGGCAGCGGGGGTGTACGTTGAAGGGGGCGAACGGGACGACGCGGAACATTGTGTGGAAGAACACGAACGAGTTGTTGGGAATTGAGGGCTATTTCGGGGCCAAGACCGGGACGACGGATGCGGCTGGTGCGTGTCTTGTTTCGGCGAGCCGCCGGGGTGAGAAGGAGCAGATCGTGGTTGTTCTTGGCTCGGCCGCCTCGGCCGCGCGGTACACGGACTCGCGGAACTTGCACCGGTGGGGCTGGTCCAGCGGGAAGTAA
- a CDS encoding ABC transporter ATP-binding protein, with protein MTEPNDRYLELWNVAKDFHGPTGNVRVVENFSLNVARGEFVSLIGHSGCGKSTILSIVAGLLEETTGGVILDGRQIDGAGPDRGVVFQAPSLLPWMTALENVVLGIEQVQPRTPARLRREAAAEMLGRVGLADSIDKYPDEMSQGMRQRVGLARAFALHPKILLLDEPFGMLDSLTRYELQDVLTDLLNADGRTAVMVTHDVDEALYLSDRVVMMTNGPHARVGDILDVPFARPRRRQEVMEAPEYYVLRERLVGFLEGQAHGPPKKTTDVEPAAPAAVFRSEPVPVAGEPLVSCCAAS; from the coding sequence GTGACCGAGCCCAACGATCGCTACCTGGAACTGTGGAACGTCGCCAAGGACTTTCACGGACCGACCGGAAACGTCCGGGTCGTCGAGAATTTCTCCCTGAACGTGGCCCGCGGGGAGTTCGTGAGCCTGATCGGCCACTCGGGGTGCGGGAAGTCAACGATCCTGTCGATCGTGGCCGGATTGCTGGAAGAGACCACCGGGGGCGTGATCCTCGACGGCCGGCAGATCGACGGCGCGGGGCCGGACCGCGGAGTCGTCTTTCAGGCTCCCTCGCTGCTCCCGTGGATGACGGCGCTCGAGAACGTGGTGCTCGGCATCGAGCAGGTGCAGCCGCGAACACCCGCCCGGCTCCGTCGCGAGGCGGCGGCGGAAATGCTGGGCCGCGTTGGCCTCGCGGACTCGATCGACAAGTACCCGGACGAGATGTCGCAGGGGATGCGGCAGCGGGTGGGACTGGCGCGGGCGTTTGCGCTCCATCCCAAGATCCTGCTCCTCGACGAGCCGTTCGGGATGCTCGATTCGCTCACCCGGTATGAGCTGCAGGACGTCTTGACCGATCTGCTCAATGCCGACGGCCGGACCGCCGTGATGGTGACGCACGATGTCGATGAGGCGCTCTACCTCTCGGACCGGGTCGTGATGATGACGAACGGTCCGCACGCCCGCGTGGGGGATATCCTCGACGTCCCCTTCGCCCGGCCCCGCCGGCGGCAGGAGGTGATGGAGGCGCCGGAGTACTACGTCCTGCGGGAGCGACTGGTCGGCTTCCTCGAAGGACAGGCCCACGGGCCGCCGAAGAAAACCACCGACGTCGAGCCCGCGGCGCCGGCGGCCGTGTTCCGCAGCGAACCGGTCCCGGTCGCGGGGGAACCGCTGGTCTCGTGCTGTGCTGCCAGCTGA
- a CDS encoding APC family permease, whose product MSSAAPPSAPSFTSDSPASPGLLRVLGPGMAIAVVVGNTIGSGIFAKPGIIAAEGGSFPLIISVWLVGTVLCVLGTLCLAELAVMLPRAGGLYVYLREAYGGTTAFLFGWQNLLFNRPASTGALAVICVGALGHALGKPFPVPVAVLMASSLVLGLSAINIAGALWGGWAQAVTTIIKGGFVAFVALLPLAMEALGYSVLDAARFSERVTPLQPSMAAQAAAVLLAVLWAYNGWEGVAPVAEEIRNPTRNIPIALFGGIGILALLYLGATVAYHSVIPMEEMIVPENRQHVAELMVKRLLGPVGGTLMSVGIMLSTLGTINSNLLLYPRVTYAMGRDGSFFPIFGEVHVRFRTPVAAILLQAIMTVTLITISAVLIEFVPYFRNHSIFNLLTDSVVFACSIFYALAVGAVVVLRRTQPDVPRPFRTPFYPVIPIAYLLVNAWFLYHVFLGQPVEAVVGLVLIGLGLPVYWWFRSRQATSVPVTVVEPTRTVDPIESEPVAVAAPTAPM is encoded by the coding sequence ATGAGCAGCGCGGCGCCCCCCTCCGCACCGTCGTTCACCAGCGACTCCCCCGCCTCGCCGGGACTGCTCCGGGTCCTCGGACCCGGAATGGCCATCGCCGTCGTCGTCGGCAACACCATCGGCTCCGGCATCTTCGCCAAGCCTGGAATCATCGCCGCCGAAGGGGGCTCCTTCCCCCTCATCATCTCCGTCTGGCTGGTCGGGACCGTCCTCTGCGTCCTCGGAACCCTCTGCCTCGCGGAACTCGCCGTCATGCTCCCCCGGGCCGGCGGCCTCTACGTCTACCTCCGCGAAGCCTACGGCGGCACCACCGCCTTCCTCTTCGGCTGGCAGAACCTCCTCTTCAACCGCCCCGCCTCAACCGGAGCCCTCGCGGTCATCTGCGTCGGCGCCCTCGGCCATGCCCTCGGCAAACCGTTCCCGGTGCCGGTCGCGGTCCTCATGGCCAGCAGCCTCGTCCTGGGCCTCTCCGCCATCAACATCGCCGGAGCTCTCTGGGGAGGCTGGGCCCAGGCGGTCACGACCATCATCAAAGGGGGTTTCGTTGCCTTCGTGGCCCTGTTGCCATTGGCCATGGAAGCCCTCGGCTACTCCGTCCTCGACGCCGCCCGGTTCTCCGAACGGGTCACCCCTCTTCAGCCCAGCATGGCGGCGCAGGCCGCGGCGGTCCTGCTCGCGGTCCTGTGGGCCTACAACGGCTGGGAAGGGGTCGCGCCGGTCGCCGAGGAGATCCGCAACCCCACCCGCAACATCCCGATCGCCCTCTTCGGCGGCATCGGGATCCTGGCTCTCCTCTACCTGGGGGCGACGGTCGCCTACCACTCCGTCATCCCGATGGAAGAGATGATTGTCCCCGAGAACCGCCAGCACGTCGCCGAGCTGATGGTGAAGCGGCTCCTCGGCCCCGTCGGCGGAACGCTGATGTCGGTCGGGATCATGCTCAGCACCCTGGGGACGATCAACAGCAACCTGCTCCTCTACCCCCGCGTCACGTACGCGATGGGCCGCGACGGCTCGTTCTTCCCGATCTTCGGCGAAGTCCACGTCCGCTTCCGCACCCCCGTCGCCGCCATCCTGCTCCAGGCAATCATGACCGTGACACTCATCACGATCTCGGCGGTCCTGATCGAGTTCGTCCCCTACTTCCGGAACCATTCGATCTTCAACCTGCTGACCGACAGCGTCGTCTTCGCCTGCAGCATCTTCTACGCGCTGGCGGTGGGGGCGGTCGTCGTCCTGCGGCGGACGCAGCCGGACGTGCCGCGGCCGTTTCGGACGCCGTTCTATCCGGTCATCCCGATCGCCTACCTGCTGGTCAACGCCTGGTTCCTGTACCACGTCTTCCTCGGCCAGCCGGTCGAGGCGGTCGTGGGACTGGTCCTGATCGGCCTGGGTCTGCCGGTCTACTGGTGGTTCCGGTCGCGGCAGGCGACCTCGGTGCCGGTCACGGTTGTCGAGCCGACCCGGACCGTCGATCCGATCGAGAGCGAGCCGGTCGCGGTGGCTGCTCCGACGGCGCCGATGTGA
- a CDS encoding chlorite dismutase family protein: MSSRLFHFAGGPAGRFVVELMSTVCGAPLPLVERVEVVAGGERALFPGAAWVLKGVTSHERYVTRREKAELIGKQAALGRESATRTAIIPIRKTAAWWSLTQEERREIFEEQSRHIRIGLQSLPAVARRLHHCRDLGEPAEFDFITLFDYAPENAGLFEDLVAELRATPEWAYVEREIDLRLCYDPAVSS; encoded by the coding sequence ATGTCGAGCCGGTTGTTCCACTTCGCCGGCGGTCCCGCCGGACGCTTCGTCGTGGAGTTGATGTCGACGGTCTGTGGCGCGCCGCTTCCGCTGGTCGAGCGGGTCGAGGTCGTAGCGGGTGGCGAGCGGGCGTTGTTTCCCGGTGCGGCGTGGGTTCTGAAGGGGGTGACCAGCCATGAGCGGTACGTCACGCGGAGAGAGAAGGCGGAGCTGATCGGGAAGCAGGCGGCGCTCGGACGGGAGTCGGCGACGCGGACCGCGATCATTCCGATCCGCAAAACCGCCGCGTGGTGGAGCCTGACGCAGGAGGAGCGGCGGGAGATCTTTGAGGAGCAGTCGCGGCACATCCGGATCGGCCTCCAGTCGCTGCCGGCCGTGGCCCGGAGGCTGCATCACTGTCGTGACCTGGGAGAGCCGGCGGAGTTCGACTTCATCACGCTATTCGACTACGCCCCGGAGAATGCGGGCCTGTTCGAGGATCTGGTCGCCGAGCTTCGAGCGACGCCCGAATGGGCCTATGTCGAGCGGGAGATCGATCTCCGCCTGTGTTACGATCCGGCGGTCTCCAGCTGA